A single Verrucomicrobiota bacterium DNA region contains:
- a CDS encoding putative glycoside hydrolase produces the protein MRKSIVAIIMPVLAMSVMTFGNQSDLFPKYSWDTVPVYIHFGDNAGLTDEEVEFVASHTNFVCLEKAHGMNVHGSTEKGILHDTVRLKAANPDLKLIYYWNTFLDYSMFDAHQVYEQHPEWWLKTVDGSLDKKNGSIKRYDLSNPAVREWWTEEVKKAVVDGPCDGVFADAFPQIASPANIKLWGQEKYDAIQAGLIETLKLTRQKIGADHIIMFNGIRNTESLNLGREYLPYTDAATIEHFGHFQSTSKENMAQDIEDMIAAGKKAKMVIMKGWPGFDFTQREIRDVPYDVLLAQARENIMFPLACFLIAAQEHSYFCYTWGYRENHGSLDWYDEFDKPLGAPKEDAKKSGWIYTRSFEHAEVWVDLENKSARIKWD, from the coding sequence ATGAGGAAATCAATTGTAGCTATTATAATGCCGGTCCTTGCCATGTCGGTGATGACTTTCGGAAATCAATCCGACTTGTTTCCAAAATATTCATGGGACACGGTTCCGGTTTATATTCATTTTGGAGACAACGCGGGACTGACGGATGAGGAGGTTGAGTTTGTAGCATCGCACACGAACTTTGTTTGCCTCGAAAAAGCGCATGGCATGAATGTTCATGGATCCACTGAAAAAGGCATCTTGCACGATACTGTTCGGCTGAAAGCTGCAAACCCGGATCTGAAACTCATCTATTATTGGAATACGTTTTTGGATTATTCCATGTTCGATGCGCACCAGGTTTATGAACAACATCCGGAATGGTGGCTCAAGACCGTGGACGGATCATTGGACAAAAAGAACGGGAGTATCAAACGCTACGACCTGTCGAATCCCGCGGTTCGGGAATGGTGGACCGAAGAGGTGAAGAAGGCCGTTGTGGATGGTCCCTGCGATGGAGTGTTTGCTGACGCGTTTCCGCAGATAGCCTCTCCTGCGAATATCAAGCTCTGGGGGCAGGAAAAATATGACGCCATCCAGGCCGGATTGATCGAGACTCTCAAACTGACACGCCAGAAAATCGGCGCGGACCATATCATCATGTTCAATGGTATCCGAAACACGGAATCGCTGAATTTAGGAAGGGAGTATTTACCTTACACCGATGCTGCGACCATAGAACACTTTGGTCATTTTCAGAGTACATCCAAAGAGAACATGGCTCAGGATATCGAGGATATGATCGCCGCTGGTAAAAAAGCCAAGATGGTCATCATGAAAGGCTGGCCAGGCTTCGATTTTACACAGCGAGAAATCCGTGACGTACCTTACGATGTCCTTCTCGCTCAGGCTCGAGAGAATATAATGTTTCCCTTGGCCTGTTTTCTCATAGCCGCCCAGGAGCATTCCTATTTCTGTTATACTTGGGGCTATCGGGAGAATCATGGTTCCCTTGATTGGTATGACGAATTTGACAAGCCGCTTGGAGCGCCCAAAGAGGAT